In the genome of Cupriavidus malaysiensis, one region contains:
- a CDS encoding alpha/beta hydrolase, producing MTFDSDGLLLAGALHLPADAEPGERRPAIAVLHGFGSNQDDGMVQLATRLFSSLGYVVLRFDMRGCGNSEGERAKVLCEDQVADTRHAVSFLQGLPQVDPARVAVMGHSFGAAVAVYAAGVDARIAACIASAGWGDGEAKLRQQHAGAQAWQRFEEMVARGRAQRSQGVSMPVSRFDIVPIPPSLRGNLPAGSFLEFPFEVVESMLRFRPNAVVAKIAPRPLLLLHPADDSVTPTEQSIELFRHAGMPADLHLVANVDHFIFSDDNRMVLNLVADWLHKYFPVRREREQAA from the coding sequence GTGACATTCGACTCCGACGGCCTCCTGCTGGCGGGAGCGCTCCATCTGCCCGCCGATGCCGAGCCCGGCGAGCGCCGGCCCGCCATCGCGGTCCTGCACGGCTTCGGCAGCAACCAGGACGACGGCATGGTGCAGCTGGCCACGCGCCTGTTCTCGTCGCTCGGCTACGTCGTGCTGCGCTTCGATATGCGCGGCTGCGGCAACAGCGAGGGCGAGCGGGCCAAGGTACTGTGCGAAGACCAGGTGGCCGACACGCGCCATGCGGTCAGCTTCCTGCAGGGCCTGCCGCAGGTCGATCCCGCGCGGGTGGCGGTGATGGGCCACAGCTTCGGCGCGGCGGTGGCCGTCTACGCGGCCGGCGTGGATGCGCGCATCGCCGCCTGCATCGCCTCGGCCGGCTGGGGCGATGGCGAAGCCAAGCTGCGCCAGCAGCACGCCGGCGCGCAGGCCTGGCAGCGTTTCGAGGAGATGGTGGCGCGCGGCCGCGCGCAGCGCAGCCAGGGGGTGTCGATGCCGGTGTCGCGCTTCGATATCGTGCCCATTCCGCCCAGCCTGCGCGGCAACCTGCCGGCCGGCTCCTTCCTGGAGTTTCCCTTCGAGGTGGTCGAGAGCATGCTGCGCTTCCGCCCCAATGCGGTGGTCGCGAAGATCGCGCCCAGGCCCTTGCTGCTGCTGCATCCCGCCGACGACTCGGTCACGCCGACCGAGCAATCGATCGAGTTGTTCCGCCACGCCGGCATGCCGGCCGACCTGCACCTGGTGGCGAATGTCGACCACTTCATCTTCTCCGATGACAACCGCATGGTCCTGAACCTGGTCGCGGACTGGCTGCACAAGTACTTCCCCGTGCGGCGCGAGCGGGAGCAGGCGGCATGA
- a CDS encoding RNA ligase RtcB family protein, whose amino-acid sequence MGNGIVHFAEGISLIASDDTWIDSQAVHQLHSTFELPGMRRLVAMPGLHPGRAYPAGAASFAVGRLYPALVGGDIGAGMALWQTGVDAAAASPERLDRSLGDLDGPPDAAWQDEAARLAAAHGSHAAVLDALGGPGAGNPFAELQQVDGIEDAAAVAALGIDPARLLLLVHGGARGLGETVLHEHMARCGHDGLAEGSTEAAAYLASHAQALGLARANRALLARRVLARLGGGAGQALLDRHHNLVAAAEVDGVRGWLHRRGAAPADQGPVVIPGSRGDYSYLVRPLPAAHSLFSLAHGAGRKWSRGESRERLARRYTPDQLARTRFGSLVICGDHALRYEEAPDAYKPIDSVVHALRDEGLLTILARLRPVLTYRMRGAGQRG is encoded by the coding sequence ATGGGCAACGGCATCGTGCATTTTGCCGAGGGGATCTCCTTGATCGCTTCGGACGACACCTGGATCGACAGCCAGGCTGTCCATCAACTCCACTCCACCTTTGAGCTGCCCGGCATGCGGCGGCTGGTCGCCATGCCCGGCCTGCATCCCGGCCGTGCCTATCCGGCGGGCGCCGCCAGCTTCGCCGTCGGCCGCCTCTATCCGGCGCTGGTCGGCGGCGATATCGGCGCCGGCATGGCGCTGTGGCAGACCGGCGTCGACGCCGCGGCAGCCAGCCCCGAGCGCCTCGACCGGAGCCTGGGCGACCTCGACGGTCCGCCCGATGCCGCCTGGCAGGACGAGGCCGCGCGGCTGGCGGCGGCGCACGGCAGCCACGCTGCCGTGCTCGACGCCCTGGGTGGCCCGGGGGCCGGCAATCCCTTCGCTGAGCTGCAGCAGGTCGACGGTATCGAGGACGCCGCCGCCGTGGCGGCGCTCGGCATCGATCCTGCCCGCCTGCTGCTGCTGGTGCACGGTGGCGCGCGCGGACTGGGCGAGACCGTCCTGCACGAGCACATGGCGCGCTGCGGCCACGATGGCCTGGCGGAAGGCAGCACGGAGGCCGCCGCCTACCTCGCCAGCCATGCGCAGGCGCTAGGCCTGGCGCGCGCCAACCGCGCCCTGCTCGCGCGGCGTGTGCTGGCACGCCTGGGCGGCGGTGCGGGGCAGGCCTTGCTCGACCGGCATCACAACCTCGTGGCGGCGGCCGAAGTGGACGGCGTGCGCGGCTGGCTGCACCGCCGGGGCGCGGCGCCGGCCGACCAGGGCCCGGTGGTGATCCCCGGCTCGCGCGGCGACTACAGCTACCTGGTGCGGCCGCTGCCCGCCGCGCACAGCCTGTTCTCGCTCGCCCACGGCGCCGGCCGCAAGTGGTCGCGTGGCGAAAGCCGCGAGCGGCTGGCGCGGCGCTACACGCCCGACCAGCTCGCCCGCACGCGGTTCGGCAGCCTGGTCATCTGCGGCGACCACGCGCTGCGTTACGAGGAAGCCCCCGACGCCTACAAGCCGATCGACAGCGTGGTGCATGCCCTGCGCGATGAAGGCCTGCTGACCATCCTGGCGCGCCTGCGGCCGGTGCTGACCTACCGGATGCGGGGGGCGGGGCAGCGGGGGTGA
- a CDS encoding GlcG/HbpS family heme-binding protein — MTLSKALASLVLSACFGAAASASAQPAAPAGTVPAAHISLDQAQALIQAAVAYAKSQQTGISIVVVDASGHVVAAARMSGVPFGSFDVARGKALASVATGGVSGRELMERYRANPIVFGQISALSYGGPMFPSQGSLPIFFGDTLVGAAGASAASSQTDEDAVRAGIRAIGALAERGGR; from the coding sequence ATGACCCTGAGCAAAGCCCTGGCTTCCCTTGTCCTGTCCGCCTGCTTCGGCGCGGCGGCGTCCGCGTCCGCGCAGCCGGCGGCCCCCGCGGGCACCGTGCCGGCCGCCCACATTTCCCTCGACCAGGCGCAAGCGCTGATCCAGGCCGCGGTGGCCTATGCGAAGTCGCAGCAGACCGGTATCTCCATCGTTGTGGTCGATGCCTCCGGGCATGTGGTGGCCGCTGCCCGCATGAGCGGTGTGCCGTTCGGCAGCTTCGACGTGGCGCGCGGCAAGGCGCTCGCCAGCGTCGCCACCGGCGGCGTCAGCGGGCGCGAACTGATGGAGCGCTACCGGGCCAATCCGATCGTGTTCGGCCAGATCAGCGCGCTGTCGTATGGCGGGCCGATGTTCCCCTCCCAGGGCTCCCTGCCCATCTTCTTCGGCGACACGCTGGTGGGCGCCGCCGGCGCAAGCGCGGCCTCGTCGCAGACCGACGAGGATGCGGTACGCGCCGGCATCCGGGCCATCGGCGCGCTGGCGGAGCGCGGCGGCCGCTGA
- a CDS encoding alpha/beta fold hydrolase produces the protein MTPSSQAITEAATSRFVTIQEAGQDLRIHYNDVGSGAETVVMLHGSGPGASGWANFSRNIEPFVAAGYRVLLVDCPGWSRSDTIVCTGSRSELNARALLGVLDAIDHPGPVHIIGNSMGGHSAVAFALANPARVGKLVLMGGGTGGPSLFQPMPLEGIKLLQGVYREPTLENLKKMLNVFMYDASRLTEELIQARLDNTLARRDHLENFVKSLAANPRQFPDVGHRLGEIAAPALVIWGRDDRFVPMDVGLRLVWGMQNAEMHIFNRCGHWAQWEHAEKFNRMVLDFLAH, from the coding sequence ATGACCCCCTCCTCGCAAGCGATCACCGAAGCCGCCACCAGCCGCTTCGTCACCATCCAGGAAGCCGGCCAGGACCTGCGCATCCACTACAACGACGTCGGCAGCGGCGCCGAGACCGTCGTCATGCTGCACGGCTCCGGTCCCGGCGCCAGCGGCTGGGCCAACTTCAGCCGCAATATCGAGCCCTTCGTCGCGGCCGGCTACCGCGTGCTGCTGGTCGACTGCCCAGGCTGGAGCCGGAGCGACACCATCGTCTGCACCGGCTCGCGCTCCGAGCTCAATGCGCGCGCGCTGCTGGGCGTGCTCGACGCCATCGACCACCCGGGCCCCGTGCACATCATCGGCAACTCCATGGGCGGCCACAGCGCCGTGGCCTTCGCGCTGGCCAATCCGGCGCGCGTCGGCAAGCTGGTCCTGATGGGCGGCGGCACCGGCGGCCCGAGCCTGTTCCAGCCGATGCCGCTGGAGGGCATCAAGCTGCTGCAGGGCGTCTATCGCGAGCCGACCCTGGAGAACCTCAAGAAGATGCTGAACGTCTTCATGTACGACGCCAGCCGCCTGACCGAGGAACTGATCCAGGCCCGCCTGGACAACACGCTGGCGCGGCGCGACCACCTGGAGAACTTCGTCAAGAGCCTGGCCGCCAACCCGCGCCAGTTCCCCGACGTGGGCCACCGCCTGGGCGAGATCGCCGCGCCGGCGCTGGTCATCTGGGGCCGCGACGACCGCTTCGTGCCGATGGACGTGGGCCTGCGCCTGGTCTGGGGCATGCAGAACGCCGAGATGCACATCTTCAACCGCTGCGGCCACTGGGCGCAGTGGGAGCATGCCGAGAAGTTCAACCGCATGGTGCTCGACTTCCTCGCGCACTGA